The proteins below come from a single Cannabis sativa cultivar Pink pepper isolate KNU-18-1 chromosome 3, ASM2916894v1, whole genome shotgun sequence genomic window:
- the LOC115709424 gene encoding DNA topoisomerase 2 isoform X2: MVVEKKRPLQSSNNVNIAPPPGGKTIEEMYQKKSQLEHILLRPDTYIGSIEKHTQTLWVYENDEMVSRSVSYVPGLYKIFDEILVNAADNKQRDPSMNSLKVEIDVEMNSISVYNNGDGVPVEIHQEEQVYVPEMIFGHLLTSSNYDDKEKKTTGGRNGYGAKLTNIFSTEFVIETADGKRQKKYKQVFTNNMGKKSDPVITKCKASDNWTKVTFKPDLAKFNMTHLENDVVALMKKRVFDMAGCLGSSVKVELDGNRVPVKSFLDYVDLYLRTAQKSDATIPRITERVNDRWEVCVSLSDGQFQQVSFVNSIATIKGGTHVDHVTSQITNHVMTVVNKKNKNANLKAHNVKNYLWVFVNALIDNPAFDSQTKETLTIRPSSFGSKCELPPEFLKKVAKSGIVDSLLSWANFKQNKDLKKTDGTKTERVHNINKLEDANEAGGRNSEKCTLILTEGDSAKALAMAGLSVVGRDHYGVFPLRGKLLNVREASATQVRDNEEIKNIKRILGLQQDKQYANVKSLRYGHLMIMTDQDHDGSHIKGLLINFIHSFWPSLLKIPSFLVEFITPIVKATNKNGNELAFYTMPEYEAWKESLRGNANGWTIKYYKGLGTSTSKEGRDYFQNLDMHKKDFMWVDEKDGEAIELAFSKKKIEERKCWLRKFEPGTHLDQKEKLIKYRDFVHKELILFSLADLQRSIPSMVDGLKPGQRKILFCSFKRNFVKEAKVAQFSGYVSEHSAYHHGEASLAGTIIGMAQDYVGSNNINLLQPNGQFGTRNLGGKDHASARYIYTKLSPITRTLFPKDDDILLDYLDEDGQSIEPTWYVPVIPTVLVNGSEGIGTGWSSYIPNYNPRDIVANIRNLINGEEMVPMAPWYRGFKGTIEKSSKDGSYNNSGVLEEINETTIRISELPVRRWTQDYKEFLESVTRGNDKAKDPFIEGFTQHSDHSTVDILVHMTEENMMAAKQDGLLKKFKLTTSLNTSNMHLFDANGLIKKYDTPEQILEEFFHIRLAFYVKRKKVLLDNLELDLLKLENKVRFILGVVKGEIVVSNRKRADLFIELQQKGFTPFPKKTKAVEPEVAGATDATDDNEDDAEAAATEVRIGDYEYLLSMAIGTLTLEKVQALLAEQDKLNSQVDELRKATPTSLWAKDLDNLESELNDLEKSDALAEELKKNAKGQIKKGAVAASKVSRAAPKAPRKNTKKAANAEAVEQITETFNSAMDIEKPPEKAKPKARAAPKKAAAAKKKVVVSDDDDDDEVLELKDRLAAYNLDSSPDKPAEAPEVAPAPKKAAPKRAAAKKKALPDVDLVDLDDEVDEDDDDDFEMETGGNKKGGAAAAAKAKPKAAAKAPAKRRGGAAAAASKQSSQLLGQKFLTDMLKPADESSGISPEKKVRKMRESPFNKKSGSLLGRTTIGNIGIVEEDGDDEYEDASNGSGEKPSSSSSSEAASAEVVFPAAKARPLRANRKQMRYVLSDSESEKPSGDSEFDESESESDVDFDEE, translated from the exons ATGGTGGTCGAGAAGAAACGCCCTCTTCAGTCAAGCAACAATGTCAACATTGCTCCTCCGCCGGGAGGAAAAACGATCGAAGAAATGTACCAGAAGAAGTCTCAACTCGAGCACATCCTTCTCCGACCCGATACCTACATCGGATCCATTGAAAAGCACACCCAAACACTTTGGGTGTACGAGAATGATGAAATGGTGAGCCGATCTGTTAGCTACGTCCCTGGTTTGTACAAGATCTTTGATGAGATTCTTGTTAATGCTGCCGATAATAAGCAGAGGGATCCTTCCATGAACAGTCTGAAGGTTGAGATTGACGTTGAGATGAACAGTATTAGTGTGTATAACAATGGTGATGGTGTTCCTGTGGAGATTCATCAAGAGGAGCAGGTTTATGTTCCTGAGATGATATTTGGGCATTTGTTGACGAGTAGTAACTATGATGATAAGGAGAAGAAAACAACTGGTGGAAGAAATGGGTATGGTGCTAAGCTCACTAATATTTTCTCAACTGAGTTTGTTATTGAGACTGCTGATGGAAAGCGTCAGAAGAAGTACAAGCAG GttttcaccaacaacatggggaAGAAATCTGATCCAGTAATCACAAAGTGCAAGGCGAGTGATAACTGGACCAAGGTGACATTTAAGCCAGATTTGGCTAAGTTTAACATGACTCATTTGGAAAATGATGTGGTTGCACTGATGAAAAAGAGAGTTTTTGACATGGCTGGATGCCTTGGGAGTTCTGTCAAAGTGGAACTTGATGGAAACCGAGTTCCTGTGAAATCCTTCTTAGATTATGTTGATCTGTATTTGCGAACTGCCCAGAAATCTGATGCTACTATTCCCag GATCACAGAGAGAGTGAATGATAGGTGGGAAGTTTGTGTAAGCCTTAGTGATGGGCAATTTCAACAG GTTAGCTTTGTAAATTCGATTGCCACAATTAAGGGTGGAACTCATGTAGATCACGTCACGAGTCAGATCACTAACCATGTCATGACCGTTGTAAATAAGAAGAACAAGAATGCCAACTTGAAAGCCCACAATGTGAAGAATTATTTGTGGGTTTTTGTCAATGCTCTTATTGACAATCCTGCTTTTGACTCTCAAACTAAAGAAACTCTTACCATTCGTCCAAGTAGTTTCGGGTCTAAATGTGAACTGCCACCTGAGTTCTTAAAGAAAG TGGCAAAGTCTGGCATTGTGGATAGTCTTCTTTCCTGGGCTAACTTCAAACAGAACAAGGATCTTAAGAAAACAGATGGAACCAAGACCGAAAGGGTTCACAACATCAATAAGCTGGAGGATGCTAATGAAGCTGGAGGAAGGAACTCTGAGAAATGTACCTTGATTTTAACTGAAGGAGATTCAGCCAAGGCTCTTGCA ATGGCTGGACTCTCTGTTGTTGGTAGAGACCATTATGGTGTATTTCCATTGAGGGGTAAATTGCTCAATGTAAGGGAAGCTAGCGCAACCCAAGTAAGGGATAATGAGGAAATTAAGAACATCAAGCGGATTCTTGGGTTGCAGCAAGATAAGCAATACGCCAACGTGAAATCTCTCAGATATGGTCATCTGATGATAATGACTGATCAG GATCACGATGGTTCACATATCAAGGGTCTGTTGATTAATTTCATCCATTCTTTCTGGCCATCACTTCTGAAAATCCCATCTTTCTTGGTGGAGTTTATTACTCCTATTGTGAAG GCAACTAACAAAAATGGAAATGAATTAGCATTCTATACCATGCCTGAGTACGAGGCATGGAAGGAAAGTTTGAGGGGAAATGCAAATGGGTGGACCATAAAATACTATAAG GGGTTGGGAACCAGCACATCAAAGGAAGGAAGGGATTACTTTCAAAATCTGGACATGCACAAGAAAGATTTCATGTGGGTAGATGAGAAAGACGGTGAGGCAATTGAGCTTGCATTTAGTAAGAAAAAgatagaagagagaaaatgTTGGCTCAGAAAATTCGAG CCTGGTACTCACCTGGACCAGAAGGAAAAGCTCATTAAGTACAGGGACTTTGTTCACAAGGAGCTTATCTTATTTTCTTTGGCTGATCTACAAAGGTCCATTCCATCAATGGTGGATGGCTTAAAGCCTGGTCAAAGGAAAATCCTCTTCTGTTCTTTTAAGAGGAACTTTGTGAAAGAAGCAAAGGTTGCTCAGTTTTCTGGTTATGTATCTGAACATTCAGCCTACCACCATGGTGAGGCAAGTCTTGCCGGTACCATCATTGGAATGGCACAGGATTATGTTGGTAGTAACAATATCAATCTTTTACAACCAAATGGTCAGTTTGGCACACGTAACTTG GGAGGAAAGGACCATGCTAGTGCTCGTTATATCTATACCAAATTATCTCCTATCACAAGAACACTTTTCCCAAAGGACGATGACATTCTTCTTGACTACCTTGATGAGGATGGTCAGTCCATTGAGCCTACTTGGTATGTGCCAGTCATTCCAACTGTTCTTGTCAATGGAAGTGAAGGTATTGGAACAGGTTGGAGTTCTTACATTCCTAATTATAACCCAAGAGACATAGTTGCAAACATAAGGAACTTGATCAATGGTGAGGAAATGGTTCCAATGGCTCCATGGTACAGAGGATTCAAGGGAACTATTGAGAAATCTTCCAAGGATGGAAGTTACAATAATAGTGGGGTGTTAGAGGAAATTAATGAGACAACTATCAGAATTTCTGAGCTTCCAGTTCGTAGGTGGACTCAAGATTATAAGGAGTTTTTGGAATCTGTTACTCGTGGAAATGATAAGGCAAAGGATCCATTTATTGAA GGGTTTACACAACACAGTGATCACAGTACTGTGGATATCCTTGTTCATATGACCGAAGAGAACATGATGGCGGCGAAGCAAGACGGTTTGTTGAAGAAGTTTAAATTGACAACTTCATTAAACACAAGTAACATGCACCTGTTTGATGCTAATGGCTTAATAAAGAAATATGATACTCCTGAGCAAA TCCTTGAAGAATTTTTCCACATTAGGCTTGCATTTTATGTCAAGAGAAAG AAAGTTCTATTGGATAATCTAGAGTTGGACCTATTGAAATTGGAGAACAAGGTTCGGTTTATTCTTGGTGTTGTGAAAGGGGAGATTGTTGTGAGCAACCGAAAGAGAGCTGATCTCTTCATTGAGCTGCAACAGAAAGGTTTTACTCCTTTCCCTAAGAAAACTAAGGCTGTTGAGCCAGAGGTAGCTGGAGCAACCGATGCAACAGATGATAACGAGGATGATGCTGAGGCTGCTGCTACCGAAGTTCGCATTGGTGATTATGAGTACCTGCTGTCTATGGCAATTGGAACATTGACACTAGAGAAGGTTCAAGCATTGTTGGCTGAACAGGATAAGCTTAACAGCCAGGTTGATGAATTGCGAAAAGCAACTCCAACGTCATTGTGGGCTAAAGATCTTGATAATCTTGAGAGCGAGCTGAAT GATCTTGAAAAAAGTGATGCATTAGCAGAGGAGCTGAAAAAGAATGCAAAAGGCCAAATAAAGAAGGGGGCAGTGGCTGCTTCTAAAGTTTCCAGAGCAGCACCTAAAGCCCCACGCAAGAACACCAAGAAGGCGGCTAATGCTGAAGCTGTTGAACAAATCACTGAAACATTTAATTCTGCAATGGATATTG AGAAACCTCCAGAGAAAGCGAAACCAAAAGCCAGAGCAGCCCCAAAGAAGGCTGCTGCTGCTAAAAAGAAG GTGGTAGTCAGTGATGACGACGACGACGACGAAGTACTTGAGTTGAAAGATCGACTTGCTGCCTATAATCTTGACTCATCTCCTGATAAACCAGCAG AAGCGCCAGAGGTTGCTCCAGCCCCGAAAAAGGCAGCTCCAAAAAGGGCTGCTGCAAAGAAGAAAGCTCTTCCAGATGTTGATCTTGTTGATCTTGATGATGAGGTAGATGAAGATGACGACGATGACTTTGAAATGGAAAC GGGTGGCAATAAGAAAGGAGGAGCTGCAGCAGCAGCCAAAGCAAAACCGAAAGCAGCAGCCAAGGCACCAGCAAAGAGGAGAGGTGGTGCAGCAGCAGCAGCCAGCAAACAGAGTAGTCAGTTGCTGGGACAAAAGTTTTTGACTGATATGTTGAAGCCAGCTGATGAGAGTTCAGGGATTTCACCAGAGAAGAAAGTGAGGAAAATGAGGGAATCCCCATTTAACAAGAAGAGTGGTTCCTTGTTGGGAAGGACTACTATTGGTAATATTGGTATTGTTGAAGAGGATGGTGATGATGAGTATGAGGATGCATCCAATGGGAGTGGTGAGAagccatcttcttcttcttcttctgaggCTGCTTCTGCTGAAGTTGTATTCCCAGCTGCAAAAGCTAGACCTTTGAGGGCTAACAGGAAGCAGATGAGATATGTGCTGAGTGACTCTGAAAGTGAGAAGCCTTCTGGGGATTCTGAATTTGATGAGTCTGAAAGTGAAAGTGATGTAGACTTTGATGAGGAGTGa
- the LOC115709424 gene encoding DNA topoisomerase 2 isoform X1, translating to MVVEKKRPLQSSNNVNIAPPPGGKTIEEMYQKKSQLEHILLRPDTYIGSIEKHTQTLWVYENDEMVSRSVSYVPGLYKIFDEILVNAADNKQRDPSMNSLKVEIDVEMNSISVYNNGDGVPVEIHQEEQVYVPEMIFGHLLTSSNYDDKEKKTTGGRNGYGAKLTNIFSTEFVIETADGKRQKKYKQVFTNNMGKKSDPVITKCKASDNWTKVTFKPDLAKFNMTHLENDVVALMKKRVFDMAGCLGSSVKVELDGNRVPVKSFLDYVDLYLRTAQKSDATIPRITERVNDRWEVCVSLSDGQFQQVSFVNSIATIKGGTHVDHVTSQITNHVMTVVNKKNKNANLKAHNVKNYLWVFVNALIDNPAFDSQTKETLTIRPSSFGSKCELPPEFLKKVAKSGIVDSLLSWANFKQNKDLKKTDGTKTERVHNINKLEDANEAGGRNSEKCTLILTEGDSAKALAMAGLSVVGRDHYGVFPLRGKLLNVREASATQVRDNEEIKNIKRILGLQQDKQYANVKSLRYGHLMIMTDQDHDGSHIKGLLINFIHSFWPSLLKIPSFLVEFITPIVKATNKNGNELAFYTMPEYEAWKESLRGNANGWTIKYYKGLGTSTSKEGRDYFQNLDMHKKDFMWVDEKDGEAIELAFSKKKIEERKCWLRKFEPGTHLDQKEKLIKYRDFVHKELILFSLADLQRSIPSMVDGLKPGQRKILFCSFKRNFVKEAKVAQFSGYVSEHSAYHHGEASLAGTIIGMAQDYVGSNNINLLQPNGQFGTRNLGGKDHASARYIYTKLSPITRTLFPKDDDILLDYLDEDGQSIEPTWYVPVIPTVLVNGSEGIGTGWSSYIPNYNPRDIVANIRNLINGEEMVPMAPWYRGFKGTIEKSSKDGSYNNSGVLEEINETTIRISELPVRRWTQDYKEFLESVTRGNDKAKDPFIEGFTQHSDHSTVDILVHMTEENMMAAKQDGLLKKFKLTTSLNTSNMHLFDANGLIKKYDTPEQILEEFFHIRLAFYVKRKKVLLDNLELDLLKLENKVRFILGVVKGEIVVSNRKRADLFIELQQKGFTPFPKKTKAVEPEVAGATDATDDNEDDAEAAATEVRIGDYEYLLSMAIGTLTLEKVQALLAEQDKLNSQVDELRKATPTSLWAKDLDNLESELNDLEKSDALAEELKKNAKGQIKKGAVAASKVSRAAPKAPRKNTKKAANAEAVEQITETFNSAMDIEKPPEKAKPKARAAPKKAAAAKKKVVVSDDDDDDEVLELKDRLAAYNLDSSPDKPAEAPEVAPAPKKAAPKRAAAKKKALPDVDLVDLDDEVDEDDDDDFEMETGSGSSGGNKKGGNKKGGAAAAAKAKPKAAAKAPAKRRGGAAAAASKQSSQLLGQKFLTDMLKPADESSGISPEKKVRKMRESPFNKKSGSLLGRTTIGNIGIVEEDGDDEYEDASNGSGEKPSSSSSSEAASAEVVFPAAKARPLRANRKQMRYVLSDSESEKPSGDSEFDESESESDVDFDEE from the exons ATGGTGGTCGAGAAGAAACGCCCTCTTCAGTCAAGCAACAATGTCAACATTGCTCCTCCGCCGGGAGGAAAAACGATCGAAGAAATGTACCAGAAGAAGTCTCAACTCGAGCACATCCTTCTCCGACCCGATACCTACATCGGATCCATTGAAAAGCACACCCAAACACTTTGGGTGTACGAGAATGATGAAATGGTGAGCCGATCTGTTAGCTACGTCCCTGGTTTGTACAAGATCTTTGATGAGATTCTTGTTAATGCTGCCGATAATAAGCAGAGGGATCCTTCCATGAACAGTCTGAAGGTTGAGATTGACGTTGAGATGAACAGTATTAGTGTGTATAACAATGGTGATGGTGTTCCTGTGGAGATTCATCAAGAGGAGCAGGTTTATGTTCCTGAGATGATATTTGGGCATTTGTTGACGAGTAGTAACTATGATGATAAGGAGAAGAAAACAACTGGTGGAAGAAATGGGTATGGTGCTAAGCTCACTAATATTTTCTCAACTGAGTTTGTTATTGAGACTGCTGATGGAAAGCGTCAGAAGAAGTACAAGCAG GttttcaccaacaacatggggaAGAAATCTGATCCAGTAATCACAAAGTGCAAGGCGAGTGATAACTGGACCAAGGTGACATTTAAGCCAGATTTGGCTAAGTTTAACATGACTCATTTGGAAAATGATGTGGTTGCACTGATGAAAAAGAGAGTTTTTGACATGGCTGGATGCCTTGGGAGTTCTGTCAAAGTGGAACTTGATGGAAACCGAGTTCCTGTGAAATCCTTCTTAGATTATGTTGATCTGTATTTGCGAACTGCCCAGAAATCTGATGCTACTATTCCCag GATCACAGAGAGAGTGAATGATAGGTGGGAAGTTTGTGTAAGCCTTAGTGATGGGCAATTTCAACAG GTTAGCTTTGTAAATTCGATTGCCACAATTAAGGGTGGAACTCATGTAGATCACGTCACGAGTCAGATCACTAACCATGTCATGACCGTTGTAAATAAGAAGAACAAGAATGCCAACTTGAAAGCCCACAATGTGAAGAATTATTTGTGGGTTTTTGTCAATGCTCTTATTGACAATCCTGCTTTTGACTCTCAAACTAAAGAAACTCTTACCATTCGTCCAAGTAGTTTCGGGTCTAAATGTGAACTGCCACCTGAGTTCTTAAAGAAAG TGGCAAAGTCTGGCATTGTGGATAGTCTTCTTTCCTGGGCTAACTTCAAACAGAACAAGGATCTTAAGAAAACAGATGGAACCAAGACCGAAAGGGTTCACAACATCAATAAGCTGGAGGATGCTAATGAAGCTGGAGGAAGGAACTCTGAGAAATGTACCTTGATTTTAACTGAAGGAGATTCAGCCAAGGCTCTTGCA ATGGCTGGACTCTCTGTTGTTGGTAGAGACCATTATGGTGTATTTCCATTGAGGGGTAAATTGCTCAATGTAAGGGAAGCTAGCGCAACCCAAGTAAGGGATAATGAGGAAATTAAGAACATCAAGCGGATTCTTGGGTTGCAGCAAGATAAGCAATACGCCAACGTGAAATCTCTCAGATATGGTCATCTGATGATAATGACTGATCAG GATCACGATGGTTCACATATCAAGGGTCTGTTGATTAATTTCATCCATTCTTTCTGGCCATCACTTCTGAAAATCCCATCTTTCTTGGTGGAGTTTATTACTCCTATTGTGAAG GCAACTAACAAAAATGGAAATGAATTAGCATTCTATACCATGCCTGAGTACGAGGCATGGAAGGAAAGTTTGAGGGGAAATGCAAATGGGTGGACCATAAAATACTATAAG GGGTTGGGAACCAGCACATCAAAGGAAGGAAGGGATTACTTTCAAAATCTGGACATGCACAAGAAAGATTTCATGTGGGTAGATGAGAAAGACGGTGAGGCAATTGAGCTTGCATTTAGTAAGAAAAAgatagaagagagaaaatgTTGGCTCAGAAAATTCGAG CCTGGTACTCACCTGGACCAGAAGGAAAAGCTCATTAAGTACAGGGACTTTGTTCACAAGGAGCTTATCTTATTTTCTTTGGCTGATCTACAAAGGTCCATTCCATCAATGGTGGATGGCTTAAAGCCTGGTCAAAGGAAAATCCTCTTCTGTTCTTTTAAGAGGAACTTTGTGAAAGAAGCAAAGGTTGCTCAGTTTTCTGGTTATGTATCTGAACATTCAGCCTACCACCATGGTGAGGCAAGTCTTGCCGGTACCATCATTGGAATGGCACAGGATTATGTTGGTAGTAACAATATCAATCTTTTACAACCAAATGGTCAGTTTGGCACACGTAACTTG GGAGGAAAGGACCATGCTAGTGCTCGTTATATCTATACCAAATTATCTCCTATCACAAGAACACTTTTCCCAAAGGACGATGACATTCTTCTTGACTACCTTGATGAGGATGGTCAGTCCATTGAGCCTACTTGGTATGTGCCAGTCATTCCAACTGTTCTTGTCAATGGAAGTGAAGGTATTGGAACAGGTTGGAGTTCTTACATTCCTAATTATAACCCAAGAGACATAGTTGCAAACATAAGGAACTTGATCAATGGTGAGGAAATGGTTCCAATGGCTCCATGGTACAGAGGATTCAAGGGAACTATTGAGAAATCTTCCAAGGATGGAAGTTACAATAATAGTGGGGTGTTAGAGGAAATTAATGAGACAACTATCAGAATTTCTGAGCTTCCAGTTCGTAGGTGGACTCAAGATTATAAGGAGTTTTTGGAATCTGTTACTCGTGGAAATGATAAGGCAAAGGATCCATTTATTGAA GGGTTTACACAACACAGTGATCACAGTACTGTGGATATCCTTGTTCATATGACCGAAGAGAACATGATGGCGGCGAAGCAAGACGGTTTGTTGAAGAAGTTTAAATTGACAACTTCATTAAACACAAGTAACATGCACCTGTTTGATGCTAATGGCTTAATAAAGAAATATGATACTCCTGAGCAAA TCCTTGAAGAATTTTTCCACATTAGGCTTGCATTTTATGTCAAGAGAAAG AAAGTTCTATTGGATAATCTAGAGTTGGACCTATTGAAATTGGAGAACAAGGTTCGGTTTATTCTTGGTGTTGTGAAAGGGGAGATTGTTGTGAGCAACCGAAAGAGAGCTGATCTCTTCATTGAGCTGCAACAGAAAGGTTTTACTCCTTTCCCTAAGAAAACTAAGGCTGTTGAGCCAGAGGTAGCTGGAGCAACCGATGCAACAGATGATAACGAGGATGATGCTGAGGCTGCTGCTACCGAAGTTCGCATTGGTGATTATGAGTACCTGCTGTCTATGGCAATTGGAACATTGACACTAGAGAAGGTTCAAGCATTGTTGGCTGAACAGGATAAGCTTAACAGCCAGGTTGATGAATTGCGAAAAGCAACTCCAACGTCATTGTGGGCTAAAGATCTTGATAATCTTGAGAGCGAGCTGAAT GATCTTGAAAAAAGTGATGCATTAGCAGAGGAGCTGAAAAAGAATGCAAAAGGCCAAATAAAGAAGGGGGCAGTGGCTGCTTCTAAAGTTTCCAGAGCAGCACCTAAAGCCCCACGCAAGAACACCAAGAAGGCGGCTAATGCTGAAGCTGTTGAACAAATCACTGAAACATTTAATTCTGCAATGGATATTG AGAAACCTCCAGAGAAAGCGAAACCAAAAGCCAGAGCAGCCCCAAAGAAGGCTGCTGCTGCTAAAAAGAAG GTGGTAGTCAGTGATGACGACGACGACGACGAAGTACTTGAGTTGAAAGATCGACTTGCTGCCTATAATCTTGACTCATCTCCTGATAAACCAGCAG AAGCGCCAGAGGTTGCTCCAGCCCCGAAAAAGGCAGCTCCAAAAAGGGCTGCTGCAAAGAAGAAAGCTCTTCCAGATGTTGATCTTGTTGATCTTGATGATGAGGTAGATGAAGATGACGACGATGACTTTGAAATGGAAACGGGTTCAGGCTCATCTGGTGGTAATAAGAAGGGTGGCAATAAGAAAGGAGGAGCTGCAGCAGCAGCCAAAGCAAAACCGAAAGCAGCAGCCAAGGCACCAGCAAAGAGGAGAGGTGGTGCAGCAGCAGCAGCCAGCAAACAGAGTAGTCAGTTGCTGGGACAAAAGTTTTTGACTGATATGTTGAAGCCAGCTGATGAGAGTTCAGGGATTTCACCAGAGAAGAAAGTGAGGAAAATGAGGGAATCCCCATTTAACAAGAAGAGTGGTTCCTTGTTGGGAAGGACTACTATTGGTAATATTGGTATTGTTGAAGAGGATGGTGATGATGAGTATGAGGATGCATCCAATGGGAGTGGTGAGAagccatcttcttcttcttcttctgaggCTGCTTCTGCTGAAGTTGTATTCCCAGCTGCAAAAGCTAGACCTTTGAGGGCTAACAGGAAGCAGATGAGATATGTGCTGAGTGACTCTGAAAGTGAGAAGCCTTCTGGGGATTCTGAATTTGATGAGTCTGAAAGTGAAAGTGATGTAGACTTTGATGAGGAGTGa
- the LOC133035534 gene encoding uncharacterized protein LOC133035534, with protein sequence MVAAISAGTTPSFYTQNPIKRQLPKLHQSGVVLVCCLNRREEQINGTTTTNKEAKEEKKMNMNMMMSFDKFGKCLRENLSPKQKGDWKDLTLMSLSFAVYVYISQKIVCAYFAWVMSMPKQLW encoded by the coding sequence ATGGTTGCTGCAATTTCAGCTGGGACTACTCCATCTTTCTACACCCAAAATCCAATCAAACGACAACTCCCAAAACTACACCAAAGTGGTGTCGTTTTGGTGTGTTGCCTCAATAGACGTGAAGAACAAATCAATGgtacaacaacaacaaataaaGAAGctaaagaagagaagaagatgaatatgaATATGATGATGTCGTTTGACAAGTTTGGAAAGTGTTTGAGAGAGAATTTGAGCCCAAAACAAAAGGGTGATTGGAAAGATTTGACTTTGATGAGTTTGTCCTTTGCTGTTTATGTTTATATTTCTCAAAAGATTGTTTGTGCTTACTTTGCTTGGGTCATGTCCATGCCCAAACAATTATGGTAG